In Populus alba chromosome 1, ASM523922v2, whole genome shotgun sequence, a single window of DNA contains:
- the LOC118055374 gene encoding telomere repeat-binding factor 1 isoform X1, whose protein sequence is MGAPKQKWTAEEEAALKAGVIKHGAGKWRTILKDPEFSGVLYLRSNVDLKDKWRNISVMVNGYGSREKPKLAPKMVHHVLRQDENPMAVGQTDEDISDAKPLAVSSGALLVANPKRTTVRLDNLIMEAITSLKEPGGSHKTAIASYIEEQYWPPNDFKRILSAKLKYLAANGKLIKVKRKYRIAPTSVFAERRRVSPLLLEGRQRISPKIERDGFNMFTMSQIDLDLGRMRTLTAEQAAEVAARAVAEAEAAIAVAEEATREAETAEADAEAAQAFAETARKTLKGRTTPKMVDFITASFLNDLF, encoded by the exons ATGGGTGCACCGAAACAGAAATGGAcagcagaagaagaagcagcGCTAAAAGCTGGAGTTATTAAGCATGGAGCTGGAAAATGGCGCACGATTCTTAAAGATCCAGAATTTAGTGGTGTTTTGTATCTGCGTTCGAATGTGGATCTTAAG GACAAATGGAGAAACATAAGTGTAATGGTAAATGGCTATGGATCAAGAGAGAAGCCTAAGTTAGCACCAAAGATGGTGCACCATGTCCTAAGacaggatgagaaccctatggCTGTTGGTCAAACCGATGAAGATATTTCAGATGCCAAGCCTCTCGCAGTTAGCAGTGGTGCATTGCTGGTTGCCAATCCAAAGAGAACTACTGTAAG GCTGGATAATCTTATAATGGAGGCAATAACTAGCTTGAAGGAGCCTGGGGGCTCACATAAGACAGCAATTGCTTCATACATAGAG GAACAGTATTGGCCACCAAATGACTTTAAGAGGATATTATCAGCGAAATTGAAGTATTTGGCAGCTAATGGTAAACTGATTAAG GTTAAACGGAAGTATAGAATTGCACCTACTTCAGTGTTTGCTGAGAGAAGAAGGGTTTCTCCCTTACTATTGGAAGGAAGACAGAGGATCTCTCCTAAAATTGAAAGGGATGGTTTCAATATGTTTACAATGTCTCAGATTGATTTGGATCTGGGCAGGATGAGGACTCTGACTGCAGAACAGGCTGCTGAGGTAGCAGCTCGAGCAGTTGCGGAGGCAGAAGCTGCCATAGCAGTAGCTGAAGAGGCAACAAGGGAGGCTGAGACAGCAGAAGCTGACGCAGAGGCAGCACAAGCATTTGCTGAAACAGCTAGGAAGACACTGAAAGGAAGGACCACCCCCAAGATGGTAGACTTTATCACTGCATCTTTTCtgaatgatttgttttga
- the LOC118055374 gene encoding telomere repeat-binding factor 1 isoform X2: MGAPKQKWTAEEEAALKAGVIKHGAGKWRTILKDPEFSGVLYLRSNVDLKDKWRNISVMVNGYGSREKPKLAPKMVHHVLRQDENPMAVGQTDEDISDAKPLAVSSGALLVANPKRTTVRLDNLIMEAITSLKEPGGSHKTAIASYIEEQYWPPNDFKRILSAKLKYLAANGKLIKVKRKYRIAPTSVFAERRRVSPLLLEGRQRISPKIERDGFNMFTMSQIDLDLGRMRTLTAEQAAEVAARAVAEAEAAIAVAEEATREAETAEADAEAAQAFAETARKTLKGRTTPKMTIRS, encoded by the exons ATGGGTGCACCGAAACAGAAATGGAcagcagaagaagaagcagcGCTAAAAGCTGGAGTTATTAAGCATGGAGCTGGAAAATGGCGCACGATTCTTAAAGATCCAGAATTTAGTGGTGTTTTGTATCTGCGTTCGAATGTGGATCTTAAG GACAAATGGAGAAACATAAGTGTAATGGTAAATGGCTATGGATCAAGAGAGAAGCCTAAGTTAGCACCAAAGATGGTGCACCATGTCCTAAGacaggatgagaaccctatggCTGTTGGTCAAACCGATGAAGATATTTCAGATGCCAAGCCTCTCGCAGTTAGCAGTGGTGCATTGCTGGTTGCCAATCCAAAGAGAACTACTGTAAG GCTGGATAATCTTATAATGGAGGCAATAACTAGCTTGAAGGAGCCTGGGGGCTCACATAAGACAGCAATTGCTTCATACATAGAG GAACAGTATTGGCCACCAAATGACTTTAAGAGGATATTATCAGCGAAATTGAAGTATTTGGCAGCTAATGGTAAACTGATTAAG GTTAAACGGAAGTATAGAATTGCACCTACTTCAGTGTTTGCTGAGAGAAGAAGGGTTTCTCCCTTACTATTGGAAGGAAGACAGAGGATCTCTCCTAAAATTGAAAGGGATGGTTTCAATATGTTTACAATGTCTCAGATTGATTTGGATCTGGGCAGGATGAGGACTCTGACTGCAGAACAGGCTGCTGAGGTAGCAGCTCGAGCAGTTGCGGAGGCAGAAGCTGCCATAGCAGTAGCTGAAGAGGCAACAAGGGAGGCTGAGACAGCAGAAGCTGACGCAGAGGCAGCACAAGCATTTGCTGAAACAGCTAGGAAGACACTGAAAGGAAGGACCACCCCCAAGATG ACGATTCGATCTTGA